From Staphylococcus delphini, one genomic window encodes:
- the brnQ3 gene encoding branched-chain amino acid-like transporter carrier protein BrnQ3 codes for MNKNTLFIGFMLFAIFFGAGNLIFPPNLGLESGQFFWPSILAFVITGIGLPLMGVMVGAFDKQGYIGSINKIHPVFSVVFLVSIYLTIGPLFAIPRTASTSFEMTVTPIIHSSSPVWLFVFSVIYFLIVLYLCLNPGKIVDRIGAILTPLLLITIIAMIIKGFVDFGGSAQNTAKPEVYTSALGGFSKGFTEGYLTMDAIAAIAFSMIVVNAIKATGIKHANDIFKQTAMAGIIAAIALAVIYISLGFIGNHMIIPEETMKKLVENDQNIGAYLLITMADTGFGSLGKYLLGIIVALACLTTACGLIVSVSEYFNSILPKISYKVYVFIFTIISFILSNLGLNAVIKLSIPVLLIVYPIAITTVLLILIARLVPTRPITQQITVAVVTIESILSVINANGWAKIGFINQLPLHEHSLEWFPIAVITMIIGYIIGAFMKNSDIIVYEKE; via the coding sequence ATGAATAAAAACACTTTATTTATTGGGTTTATGTTATTTGCCATCTTTTTTGGCGCAGGGAACTTGATTTTCCCACCAAATTTAGGACTGGAAAGTGGACAATTCTTTTGGCCGTCAATTTTAGCTTTTGTCATTACGGGGATTGGTCTACCATTAATGGGCGTGATGGTAGGTGCCTTTGATAAACAAGGGTACATTGGTTCAATTAACAAAATACACCCTGTTTTCTCAGTTGTATTTTTAGTCTCAATTTATTTAACAATTGGACCGCTATTTGCCATTCCACGTACAGCATCAACGTCTTTCGAGATGACTGTGACACCGATCATTCATTCGAGTAGTCCTGTTTGGTTGTTCGTCTTCTCAGTGATCTATTTCTTAATCGTGTTGTACTTATGTTTGAATCCTGGAAAAATCGTTGACCGTATCGGTGCCATTTTAACACCGCTACTTTTAATCACGATTATTGCGATGATTATTAAAGGTTTTGTAGATTTTGGAGGTAGTGCACAAAACACTGCGAAGCCTGAAGTATATACTTCCGCGCTAGGTGGCTTCTCAAAAGGTTTCACTGAAGGTTATTTAACGATGGATGCGATTGCCGCAATTGCGTTTTCAATGATTGTTGTGAATGCAATTAAAGCGACAGGCATTAAACACGCGAATGATATTTTCAAACAAACAGCAATGGCAGGTATCATTGCTGCCATCGCTTTAGCAGTCATTTACATTTCTTTAGGATTCATCGGTAACCACATGATTATTCCTGAAGAAACAATGAAAAAATTAGTTGAAAATGACCAAAACATCGGTGCTTACTTGCTCATTACGATGGCAGATACAGGTTTTGGTTCATTAGGAAAATATTTACTCGGTATTATCGTAGCGCTGGCTTGTTTAACGACAGCATGTGGATTGATCGTATCAGTAAGTGAATATTTCAACAGTATTTTACCTAAAATTTCATATAAAGTTTATGTCTTTATCTTTACAATCATCAGCTTTATTTTATCGAACTTAGGTTTAAATGCAGTAATTAAACTTTCAATCCCTGTATTATTGATCGTTTATCCAATCGCTATTACAACAGTATTGTTAATTTTAATCGCACGTCTTGTACCGACTCGTCCGATTACACAACAAATTACTGTCGCAGTTGTAACGATTGAATCGATTCTAAGCGTTATCAATGCCAATGGTTGGGCGAAAATTGGTTTTATCAATCAATTGCCATTACATGAACATTCATTAGAGTGGTTCCCAATCGCTGTCATTACGATGATTATCGGTTACATTATTGGGGCATTTATGAAAAACTCTGATATCATCGTGTACGAAAAAGAATAA
- a CDS encoding BCCT family transporter, whose amino-acid sequence MKENQKLSKVFLYSAILVFLMVLLGVFFPKQFGEVSGQIGSWIINTFGWYYMITMTFIVFFSLFLIFSPIGKLRLGKPDDEPEFKTISWLAMLFSAGMGIGLVFYGATEPMTHYLTPPNAKPETNAAIMDAMRSAFFHYGIHPWAMYGIVALSLAYFQFRKNEDGLISKTLRPLFGDKVDGTLGIVIDVLAVFATVIGVAVSLGVGTLQINGGLNYLFGVPQNIWVQSLIILIVTVLFLISAWSGLSKGIQYLSNLNMGLAGILLLITLIVGPTILIFKIMTSATGLYFDEFIFNSLDVAPLNPNKAKWLESWSIYYWGWWMSWSPFVGIFIARVSKGRSVREFVIAVILVPTLVSILWFSVFGVTGIEVAKATPELFKMTPETQLFGIFNELPLGPILSVIAMLLVGSFFITSADSATFVLGMQTSHGSITPTGRVKVIWGLLLSLIAFVLLLSSGGEGLGALQSAAIISALPFSIVIILMLISFYKDANLERRHLGLTLTPDKERMREYVSESRKDENYELDRKTTDDHVY is encoded by the coding sequence ATGAAAGAAAACCAAAAATTGTCAAAAGTATTTTTGTATTCTGCCATTCTTGTGTTCCTGATGGTGTTATTAGGTGTGTTCTTCCCAAAGCAATTTGGTGAAGTGTCAGGACAAATCGGCAGTTGGATTATTAACACATTTGGCTGGTACTACATGATTACGATGACGTTTATTGTGTTTTTCAGTCTATTTCTTATTTTTAGTCCAATAGGGAAATTGCGTTTAGGAAAACCCGATGATGAGCCGGAGTTCAAAACAATATCTTGGCTCGCGATGTTATTTAGTGCGGGAATGGGGATTGGTCTCGTTTTTTATGGCGCCACTGAACCGATGACACACTATTTAACACCACCGAATGCGAAACCTGAAACAAACGCGGCGATAATGGATGCGATGCGTTCAGCGTTTTTCCATTACGGGATACATCCTTGGGCCATGTATGGAATCGTTGCACTATCGCTCGCATATTTCCAATTTAGAAAAAATGAAGACGGGCTCATTTCTAAAACACTTCGTCCATTATTTGGAGATAAAGTAGATGGTACATTAGGCATCGTTATTGATGTACTCGCTGTGTTTGCGACAGTTATTGGGGTCGCTGTTTCACTCGGTGTCGGGACGTTACAAATTAACGGTGGTCTGAATTATTTATTCGGTGTGCCACAAAATATTTGGGTGCAATCCCTCATCATTCTTATCGTTACCGTGCTCTTTCTCATTTCAGCTTGGAGCGGTCTGAGCAAAGGGATTCAATATTTGAGTAATTTAAATATGGGTCTTGCCGGAATTTTACTGTTGATTACATTAATCGTCGGTCCAACCATTTTAATTTTCAAAATCATGACGTCAGCAACAGGCCTTTATTTTGATGAATTTATCTTTAACAGTCTCGACGTCGCACCGCTTAATCCTAATAAAGCAAAGTGGCTTGAAAGTTGGTCCATTTATTATTGGGGCTGGTGGATGAGTTGGAGTCCATTTGTAGGTATCTTTATTGCACGCGTGTCAAAAGGGCGCTCAGTGAGAGAATTTGTGATTGCGGTCATATTAGTCCCTACACTTGTGAGTATTTTATGGTTCAGCGTCTTTGGTGTTACAGGTATCGAGGTCGCAAAAGCTACACCAGAACTCTTCAAAATGACTCCAGAAACACAGCTGTTTGGCATATTTAATGAATTACCACTCGGACCGATATTATCTGTCATTGCGATGTTACTCGTAGGCTCATTTTTTATCACTTCTGCAGATTCAGCCACTTTCGTACTCGGCATGCAAACATCACATGGTTCCATAACACCTACAGGACGTGTAAAAGTCATTTGGGGCTTATTACTCTCACTCATCGCCTTTGTTTTATTATTATCAAGTGGTGGGGAAGGCTTAGGCGCATTACAATCAGCGGCGATTATTTCGGCGTTACCCTTTAGCATCGTCATTATATTGATGCTCATATCATTCTATAAAGACGCCAATTTAGAACGACGTCATCTCGGCTTAACACTGACACCAG